The Raphanus sativus cultivar WK10039 chromosome 2, ASM80110v3, whole genome shotgun sequence DNA segment TAACATGTACAAATTATCTTACTTTGACAGTGTACCCGAATATTAAACCTAGTATATtggttatatattttgttattttacatCACTTTTTTCTTGACAATATACTAATctctttcaattttttataaatattttaaaattaaatgtttttgcTAATATTAAAGACCAAAACTGTAATACTATGTTagctaaattatatttattaataagttAACCAAAATTAGATATGCTTCGATACTCAAGATGTCAGTACTTTAGGACATACTGCAAGTATATCATCTCGCTGGTTCAAGATCCGAAAACATGGCTAAACTTATCAATCGAATTGACGAAAATAGCATCTCTATAAAGAATATTTCAGGACTTCATGATTACACATATCCCAAAACCGAATAGTAAATTCTTTAGCCAAGATTACACAAATTTTTTATAGACATTTAGATTTTGTTACTTCTTCTATTCCAATTTAGATTAGCAGACTATTTCGAgttagaataataaaataactctTTTGATGCAAAAATGgcttatgtttttatttggtCTTACTATCTtgtgtaaattttaatatacctaatatttatcaataattttaataataactcTTACAGTTTTCAAACTCCATTTCAAAATTAAAGATAGGAGgacaaatttcaaatttgttttttgtcttttttttcttaaattacaTATTTGACTATGTTTAGAagataaatatcatttataagattttagaaaataatcaaGTAAGACAATTATTCTGTGTATTCTTATTTTGACTATAAatctataaagaaataaattgaTAACTGCCATTTTCATCTTTGACCAAAAGATACTGTATACATATGCTTGagctactatatatataactcttaacaaagtttctttataaaataaaattataaaatgggCATCCCCATGAAACCTTTAGTTACTACTCCtcccgtttcttaaagagtgtcgttgtgacatttttcacacagattaaaaaagttgttgaaatatatgtaagttgtaattaattatacctctttgaccaatagtattttagataaatataattatttataaaatcaatgcagtttgcaattaattttcaactgaaagttagtataatttacattggaattgtaaagtaacactctttgtgtaacaagaaatgaacttaaagtgacacttattatgaaacagagggagtatcatCTTTATCATATCTTTTGTTCTTTCTCGTACAACTGCTGATGGTCTAGGTACTtgtgttattttctttaatattgaatataattatgtttccattataatatatgtacatattggtttaataaattatctatattatATGTACAGGTCAAAGACAAAATCGCCCGAAAATAATATGCTCTCTAAAAGAAGGACATTGCACTGTAGGGGGAGGGGACAAAATTTGCAATAGAATTTGTGAAGACATGCATTATGAATTTGGCTCATGTACTTTTTCGTTGGGATGTTGTTGTTATAATCCTAAAGATATGAGTCCAAAATGAGATCTTCTAATCAAATCTAAAAGTAACATtattgttttcatatattttgaatatctgTATCTCATCAAATACATGATGAAACAAATATACTTTATCAAATGGCACGGCGGTACGATCACGCCGTTAAACAAACTCAACCTACTTTGACTTGAGTTTCCATACTTTATCCTTAAACTCTTCCACTGCCTCCTTAGCTCTCATCACAGAGACATCTCTGATCTCACCAATCTTCAAGCTCGTTTGTTTCCTCAACTCTTCAGCTCTTGACTTGGTTTTCATTTTCACTTCTTCGGCTTTGTTGCTCATCCCATGAACTTGTTTTCTCAAATCTGATATCAAAAGACTTATCTTCTCTATGATCGAGTAGATAACATCTCTAGATTTGTCTCTTACATCTTGCGCCATCTTCTTGAGCTTAGCAACCACGTTTTCACCTCTGTCCACGGTCCCTTCGACGGAAAATTGCTTCCCCGCGTTCAACCACGCAGACTCGGTTGTTCTTGTCTGTTCGTGGAGGTCTCTGTCAACAATCACTTTCAAGCCATACTTCTCCCAACGTCCTCTAGCTTCTTCCAGCACTTTTGCTTGCTCTGTTGCTCTTCTCGCTTCATCCTCTGCCCAGTTCCTGGCTACGGATAGAGCGTTCCTCTCAGCTTCAAGCTCGTTCTGCAACCGCAGTATCTCTTGGTTCTCATCCTCCACTTGCTTTTGAAGTCTTTCAAACCTCTCCTTCTCAAACGACATCGCTGTCTTGTTATCCACAAGGCTCTGGAGCTGTTCCTCGAGCTCGTTTCGTAACCTCGCGAGAGACTCCATCTCTGTTTCGATCGACGTGCGTTCTCTCTCCAACGCAAGTGTCTCCTCTTCGTTCTCAGCTCTAAGCCTAGCCAGCTCCGTCTTCGCTTCTTCAGCCAGTTTCGCCACCGCGTCTaccatttctttttctcttaaaaGCTCTTTCTCAAAGCTAGCGTTGATATCCTTCTCCACCTGAGCAACCACCGCGTTGTGTGCGGAGACCACGTTTTCAGCCATAGCCTCTGCTTGGATACGAGCTAGCTCCTCGCTAACAGCTTCGCAAGCTTCTTCACCAGTTGCAAGAGACACAGCTGTTTGGGCTTTTGTAACTGCTTTACACGGCTGAAACAATCTGGTACGCCCTAAGAGGAAGAACACACgcctttttttcaaaaactgaACTTGTATGATTTTTTTACTTATAAGAATCTAACTCACCGAAGGCAAGTGCTGTTATTCCATTTTCTCCAGCAGATAAGTCGGCTATAAGGGCAGGCCATGCTTCTGGGTTTATTTTATCAATGTCAAGAAAGCCAGAAAGTTGGTACAACTTCTGAAATAAAAAGAAGTGAAGTGAGTTGTGTAAGGTTTATAGGACTCTCCAGTGAGTAAAATGTGGCAAATGAATAGAGAAAGGACCTTGCTATCAGCTTCTGGGAGCTGTCGAAATTCCAAAGCCATCTTCCAGCTCAAAAGATCCTGACGTGAAAGAGGACTgtaaaaggagaaaaaaagagaaatgagATGAGTGGATATGCTTGAATGAAACCAGTAGCATATCTACCTTTCTGGTGAGAACTTAAAGGGACTGCTCTCAGTCACAGCAGAAGGCGTGTTGTGGTTAGAGAGTTTGCTTGAGATAATACCTGCCTCTGCCAAACCTATACTATCCAattgaaaatgaagaaaataagaTTAATCCATAACACCTTACAAGCATCATCAatgttattataataataaaaaagtaagTTCCATGGATCACCTTGAATGAATGGAAAATCAGGATCTTCAGGTGTGATATCATCAAATGCAAGTTCAGTAACATTCTCTATGTACATAGCACGATACACTTTCGATGCTGAGTTCCTGTAACCCATGAAGGTGTTTTTCACAAAAAGTTAGGCTTCAAGGAGAGAGAGAATAATTAGATTTAGTTAACCTACCTGGATAGAACATTGCTTGCAGAAACCAACCAACGAGCAAATTCACGGCGTGTACATAAATCATAAGGCCGAGCATCAGATTCAATAACCTACAAAATTGTAATATCAGTTCTTAACAAACATCAGAAAGTTcacaatattttaaaaggtCAAAAGAAGAAGGTACCTTTAAAGCTTGTAAAGCTGCAAACATTTGAGTTTGAACAGGGTCCACAACTGTTGGAAAGATAGGACTCAAGGGGTTTACTAGTGGAACCGTACAAGGAGCAGGTATTCCTGTATAACAGCGGGGTTGTTTCTTTTCCTCGTCTGTATCTAATCCATCAAACTCTTCCTGTGATGTGTATCTCTTAGCTTTGCTTGTAGACACGGGTTTTGACTCCACATCTATCTCATCCCGAGATGAAACTGGTGAACCTACACTAGCATCCATAAAAAAAGGGAACCTTAAAAAAATGCAAGCACAATGACGAGAAAGCTAAGAAGATAATGAAAGCACAATCTAATCAAACATTAGAGCATGTCCATACCTTTATTATAACCCTCCTTGTCATCTCGGTCCATCACATTACCTCTCTCGTGATCACTTGAGCTCTCAGAAACCATCACTTCTACTTTTGGTCCTAACAAGTTTTGTTTCTTCATCAAACAAACAATTGTAACAAGAAGATACTAAAAGAATGAAGAAGGTTTATAGTTGCATGTATACTTAAAACGTTTCGCTTCAAGGATAGAGCCGCGAAAGCTAGCCCAACGAACAGAACCATCCCACCCACTCCACACACCACTCttcctaaacaaaaaaaacaatcattaGGGAAAGTAAAGGCAAAACCTTTAATCAAAGCAGAAACAAAGTCGGTACCTTTATTATACCAATCGCCACCACCGCGAGTCATCTCACCGTCTCCCGAATCATCATCAGCCCACCCGCGAAAACTACGATCCGATTCTGCAGCATTCTTCTTCCGTGCAGCGCATGACACCCTGAGACCGCCGCGACTGAGCTTCGTCATCTTCGCTCTCGCCGGAGCAGCTCCGAAGCTCCTCGTGTAGTTGTTGAGGGCAATCCTGAGCTGGAGAGAGCTTGGCGTCCATGTCGCCGCCATCGTAGTTGTTGATGATGCCATCATTCGAGAGTATGAAATGAACTGATGAcgattttacattttttttcttttttttttttgcttttggttCGATGCTTCGCTT contains these protein-coding regions:
- the LOC108843356 gene encoding uncharacterized protein LOC108843356 → MMASSTTTMAATWTPSSLQLRIALNNYTRSFGAAPARAKMTKLSRGGLRVSCAARKKNAAESDRSFRGWADDDSGDGEMTRGGGDWYNKGRVVCGVGGMVLFVGLAFAALSLKRNVLRPKVEVMVSESSSDHERGNVMDRDDKEGYNKGSPVSSRDEIDVESKPVSTSKAKRYTSQEEFDGLDTDEEKKQPRCYTGIPAPCTVPLVNPLSPIFPTVVDPVQTQMFAALQALKVIESDARPYDLCTRREFARWLVSASNVLSRNSASKVYRAMYIENVTELAFDDITPEDPDFPFIQGLAEAGIISSKLSNHNTPSAVTESSPFKFSPESPLSRQDLLSWKMALEFRQLPEADSKKLYQLSGFLDIDKINPEAWPALIADLSAGENGITALAFGRTRLFQPCKAVTKAQTAVSLATGEEACEAVSEELARIQAEAMAENVVSAHNAVVAQVEKDINASFEKELLREKEMVDAVAKLAEEAKTELARLRAENEEETLALERERTSIETEMESLARLRNELEEQLQSLVDNKTAMSFEKERFERLQKQVEDENQEILRLQNELEAERNALSVARNWAEDEARRATEQAKVLEEARGRWEKYGLKVIVDRDLHEQTRTTESAWLNAGKQFSVEGTVDRGENVVAKLKKMAQDVRDKSRDVIYSIIEKISLLISDLRKQVHGMSNKAEEVKMKTKSRAEELRKQTSLKIGEIRDVSVMRAKEAVEEFKDKVWKLKSK